In a genomic window of Pseudomonas oryzihabitans:
- the rnd gene encoding ribonuclease D: MTSAPHWIRDDAALAALCQRCQSLPFIALDTEFMRVDTFYPKAGLIQIGDGEQAYLVDPLCISDWTPFAALLEDPKVVKVLHACSEDLEVLLRLTGSLPQPLYDTQLAAAYLGLAHSMGYSRLVAEVLQIDLPKDETRSDWLQRPLTPLQERYAAADVTHLAEIYRQLDARLDERRRAWLLEDGADLVANLRRTSDPWEAYREVKLAWRLSRQQLAVLRVLCHWRELTARERDQPRNHVLRERSLWPLARFQPTDKQALARVDDMHPRTVRQDGDTLLALIAEGAATPAEQWPEVQSEPLPHEISPLLKALRAIGERDAEALGMAPELMLRKKVLEALLRTGWPDGDYRLPDNLRGWRRERFGQALLDHLQAQRSTPAPLEDTP, translated from the coding sequence TTGACTTCTGCCCCTCATTGGATCCGCGACGACGCGGCGTTGGCCGCCCTCTGCCAGCGTTGCCAGAGCTTGCCCTTTATCGCGCTCGACACCGAATTCATGCGGGTCGACACCTTCTATCCCAAGGCCGGCCTGATCCAGATCGGTGACGGTGAGCAGGCCTATCTGGTCGATCCCCTGTGCATCAGTGACTGGACGCCCTTCGCCGCCTTGCTGGAAGACCCCAAGGTGGTGAAGGTACTGCACGCCTGCAGCGAAGACCTGGAAGTGTTACTGCGTTTGACGGGCAGCCTGCCGCAGCCGTTGTACGACACCCAGTTGGCGGCGGCTTATCTGGGGCTGGCGCACTCCATGGGCTATTCGCGCCTGGTGGCCGAGGTGCTGCAGATCGACCTGCCCAAGGACGAGACCCGTTCCGACTGGCTGCAGCGGCCGCTGACGCCCTTGCAGGAGCGCTATGCTGCGGCTGACGTCACCCACCTGGCGGAGATCTATCGCCAGCTCGATGCGCGTCTGGACGAGCGCCGGCGCGCCTGGCTACTGGAGGATGGCGCCGACCTGGTGGCCAATCTGCGCCGCACCAGCGATCCCTGGGAGGCCTATCGCGAAGTCAAGCTGGCCTGGCGCCTGTCGCGCCAGCAACTGGCCGTGCTGCGGGTACTCTGTCACTGGCGGGAGCTCACCGCCCGGGAGCGCGACCAGCCACGCAACCATGTGCTGCGCGAGCGTTCGCTGTGGCCGCTGGCGCGCTTCCAGCCCACCGACAAGCAGGCCTTGGCCCGCGTCGACGACATGCATCCGCGCACCGTGCGCCAGGATGGCGATACCCTGCTGGCGCTGATCGCCGAGGGTGCGGCCACGCCTGCCGAGCAGTGGCCCGAGGTGCAGTCCGAGCCCTTGCCCCACGAGATCTCGCCGTTGCTCAAGGCCCTGCGCGCCATCGGCGAGCGCGACGCCGAGGCGCTGGGCATGGCGCCGGAGCTGATGCTGCGCAAGAAGGTACTCGAAGCCCTGCTGCGCACCGGCTGGCCCGACGGCGACTACCGCCTGCCCGATAACCTCCGCGGCTGGCGTCGCGAACGCTTCGGCCAGGCCCTTCTCGATCACCTGCAGGCGCAGCGCAGCACGCCTGCGCCCCTGGAAGACACCCCATGA
- a CDS encoding YcgL domain-containing protein: MKLLCSIYRSPRKPEMYLYVDKLKGLTRVPEGLLTAFGPPALAFEFVLTPERKLAREDVAKVLENIDKQGYHLQMPPPELERDDYIEHLPEELLRLNDPL; the protein is encoded by the coding sequence ATGAAATTGCTCTGCTCCATCTACCGCAGCCCGCGCAAGCCGGAAATGTACCTCTATGTCGACAAGCTCAAGGGCCTGACCCGCGTTCCCGAGGGCCTGCTCACAGCCTTCGGCCCCCCGGCACTGGCCTTCGAGTTCGTGCTGACCCCCGAGCGCAAGCTGGCCCGCGAAGACGTCGCCAAGGTGCTCGAGAACATCGACAAGCAGGGCTATCACCTGCAGATGCCGCCGCCGGAGCTGGAGCGCGACGACTACATCGAGCACCTGCCCGAAGAACTGCTGCGGCTCAACGATCCGCTATGA
- a CDS encoding D-2-hydroxyacid dehydrogenase: MTAVLLLEDEPSAYVQAWRQLAPDLELRVPADPAEAERMAAGESYWLGQPDRAAALLRRGFKPRWLQSTWAGYAPLLAPDLPSDYDFSRAVGLFGQSIGEYVLTYLLQHERQVTQRQLSQRQGHWDTRAPGTLAGRRLLLVGAGDIGQDVARLLAPFGMLVTGVARSARELPGFARVVPLVDLHLAARDADFVVNLLPDSASTWDLYDAAFFAALPAGALFINAGRGTSVVDADLVAALQSGHLAGAVLDVFRQEPLPAEHPFWQTPNLQLTAHVAGPTPPAAAVRLFLDNRARLAIGEPLRGAVDLFRAKRQLQH, encoded by the coding sequence ATGACGGCCGTCCTGCTGCTGGAAGACGAGCCGTCAGCCTATGTGCAGGCCTGGCGCCAACTGGCGCCGGATCTGGAACTGCGGGTGCCGGCGGACCCGGCCGAGGCCGAGCGGATGGCAGCCGGGGAGAGCTACTGGCTCGGCCAGCCAGATCGTGCCGCGGCGCTGCTGCGCCGGGGCTTCAAGCCGCGCTGGCTGCAATCCACCTGGGCGGGCTATGCGCCGCTGCTGGCGCCGGACCTGCCCAGCGACTATGACTTCAGCCGCGCCGTTGGGCTGTTCGGCCAGAGCATCGGCGAATATGTGCTGACCTACCTACTGCAGCACGAACGCCAGGTCACGCAACGCCAGCTCAGCCAGCGTCAAGGTCATTGGGATACCCGAGCGCCGGGCACCCTGGCCGGACGGCGCCTGCTGCTGGTCGGGGCAGGCGATATCGGCCAGGACGTGGCGCGGCTGCTGGCGCCCTTCGGCATGCTGGTCACCGGTGTCGCTCGGAGCGCGCGTGAGCTACCCGGTTTCGCCCGGGTTGTGCCTTTGGTGGACCTGCATCTCGCCGCGCGGGACGCGGACTTCGTGGTCAACTTGCTACCGGACAGCGCCAGTACCTGGGATCTCTACGATGCGGCCTTCTTCGCGGCCTTGCCCGCGGGGGCGCTGTTCATCAATGCCGGGCGTGGCACCAGCGTAGTGGATGCCGATCTGGTCGCCGCGCTGCAGAGTGGACACCTGGCCGGTGCGGTACTGGACGTGTTCCGCCAGGAGCCGTTGCCCGCGGAGCATCCCTTCTGGCAAACGCCCAATCTGCAACTCACCGCCCATGTCGCCGGGCCTACACCGCCAGCGGCGGCGGTACGCCTGTTTCTCGACAACCGCGCGCGGCTGGCCATTGGCGAGCCACTGCGCGGCGCGGTGGATCTTTTTCGGGCAAAGCGTCAGTTGCAGCACTAA
- a CDS encoding OmpP1/FadL family transporter has translation MKTIKLSLLALAVSSTSGYALANGLAINEQSISGMGTSFAGRSSSAQDASTIYGNPAGMSRLGREVSFGGAYVHAKVDIKDANAQYANGRQVPGSNDGDMVPNSVIPFGYFVTPVDDRLHFGLGVYVPYGLISNYEHAFQGRYQGQASKVEVITIQPTVSYKITDKVSIGFGPTINRIEGKLNSNLTANQFGGGDAQVKIDGDDTAYGFNVGVLADLTDDLTFGLTYHSKVSYKLKGNTEVSGAGSAVPAFNSILSRLNGKYDASLNLTLPESSDASFTYRLNNDWTLYAGATWTRWSRLQSITVENDGTPTLPVLGNRLGEVTEEFNWKDTWSYAVGASYQLNPQWVLRAGMAIDPSPVDNADRNVRVPVGDRKTFSLGAGWSPTKDVTIDVAYAYLWEDNVKVNRAPDALRGGYSAKYDNSAHGLGAQLTYRF, from the coding sequence ATGAAAACAATAAAACTGTCCCTACTTGCCTTAGCCGTTTCGAGCACTTCCGGCTATGCACTGGCCAACGGCCTGGCCATCAACGAGCAAAGCATTAGCGGCATGGGCACCTCCTTCGCCGGACGCTCTTCCTCCGCGCAGGACGCTTCCACCATCTACGGCAACCCGGCCGGCATGTCCCGCCTGGGTCGCGAAGTCTCCTTCGGCGGCGCCTATGTCCATGCCAAGGTGGATATCAAGGACGCCAATGCGCAATATGCCAACGGCCGGCAGGTACCGGGCAGCAACGACGGCGACATGGTGCCCAACTCGGTGATTCCGTTCGGCTATTTCGTCACCCCGGTGGACGATCGCCTGCACTTCGGCCTGGGCGTCTATGTGCCCTATGGCCTGATCAGCAACTACGAACATGCCTTCCAGGGGCGCTACCAGGGCCAGGCGAGCAAGGTGGAAGTCATTACCATCCAGCCCACCGTCAGCTATAAGATCACCGACAAGGTCTCCATCGGCTTCGGTCCGACCATCAACCGTATCGAAGGCAAGCTCAACAGCAACCTGACGGCCAATCAGTTCGGCGGCGGCGACGCCCAGGTCAAGATCGACGGCGACGATACCGCCTATGGCTTCAACGTCGGCGTCCTGGCGGATCTTACCGACGACCTGACCTTCGGCCTGACCTACCACTCCAAGGTCAGCTACAAGCTCAAGGGTAATACCGAAGTCAGCGGTGCCGGCAGCGCCGTTCCGGCCTTCAACTCCATCCTCAGCCGGCTCAACGGCAAGTACGACGCCAGCCTGAACCTGACCCTGCCGGAAAGCAGCGACGCCTCCTTCACCTATCGGCTGAACAACGATTGGACGCTGTACGCCGGGGCGACCTGGACACGCTGGAGCCGTCTGCAATCCATCACCGTCGAGAACGATGGCACCCCCACCTTGCCGGTGTTGGGCAATCGCCTTGGCGAGGTCACCGAAGAATTCAATTGGAAGGACACCTGGTCCTACGCCGTCGGCGCCTCCTACCAGTTGAATCCGCAGTGGGTCCTGCGCGCCGGTATGGCCATCGACCCCTCGCCGGTGGACAACGCCGACCGCAACGTGCGCGTCCCGGTGGGTGATCGCAAGACCTTCTCCCTGGGCGCGGGCTGGTCCCCGACCAAGGACGTAACCATCGACGTGGCCTACGCCTACCTGTGGGAAGACAACGTCAAGGTCAACCGTGCCCCGGATGCCCTGCGCGGTGGCTACAGCGCCAAATACGACAACAGCGCCCATGGCCTGGGTGCCCAGCTGACCTACCGCTTCTAA